The DNA segment CTTTCCCCTGGCCTGGCTGTTCCTCACCGCCTTCAAGACCGAGCTGCAGGCCATCCACGTGCCGCCGCTCTTCGTCTTCGAGCCCACGCTGGAGAACTTCAGCGAGGTGCAGCGGCGCAGCGACTACCTGCTGTATGCGCGCAACTCGCTCATCACCAGCGTGGGGTCCACCGTGCTGGGCCTCTTGATCGCCGCGCCCGCCGCGTATTCGATGGCCTTCTTCCGCACCCGCAGGACGCGCGACATCCTGATGTGGATGCTCTCCACCAAGATGATGCCGGCCGTGGGCGCGCTGGTGCCCATCTACGTGCTCGCGCAGACCGCCGGCATGCTGGATTCGCTCACCGCGCTCACCATCGTGTTCACGCTGTCCAACCTGCCCATCATGGTCTGGATGCTCTACAGCGCCTACAAGGACATTCCGCACGAGATCCTGGAGGCCGCGCGCATGGACGGCGCCAGCCTGTGGACCGAGTTCCGCCACGTCGTGCTGCCGCTGTCGGTGGGCGGCATGGCTTCCACCGGCCTCTTGTGCCTGGTGCTGAGCTGGAACGAGGCCTTCTGGGCGCTCAACCTCACCTCCGCCAAGGCCGGCACGCTGGCCACGCTGATCGCGTCCTACTCCAGCCCCGAAGGCCTCTTCTGGGCCAAGCTCTCCGCCGCCTCGCTGATGGCCATCGCGCCCATCGTGGTGTTCGGCTGGTTCAGCCAGAAGCAACTGGTGCAGGGCCTGACTTTCGGCGCGGTGAAGTAACGCACGCGCACCGGAACAGAAAAAAGAGACACAAGAAAGGCAGACAACTCCCATGGCCTACCTCGAACTCCAGGGCATCCGCAAGCGCTTCGGCGATGCCGAAATCATCAAGGGCGTGGACCTGCAGATCCAGCAGGGCGAATTCATCGTCTTCGTCGGCCCCTCGGGCTGCGGCAAGTCCACGCTGCTGCGGCTCATCGCCGGGCTGGAGCCCATCACCAGCGGCAGCCTGATGCTGGACGGGCGCGACATTACCCACACGCCCTCGGGCAAGCGCGACCTGGCGATGGTGTTCCAGAGCTACGCCCTCTATCCGCACATGAGCGTGTATGACAACATGTCCTTCGCGCTCAAGCTCGCGGGCGTGGCCAAGGACGAGATCAGGACCAAGGTGGAGCACGCGGCCCGCACGCTCAACCTCACGCAGTACCTGGAACGCACGCCCAAGGAACTCTCGGGCGGCCAGCGCCAGCGCGTGGCCATCGGCCGCGCCATCGTGCGCCAGCCCAAGGTGTTCCTGTTCGACGAGCCGCTCTCCAACCTGGACGCAGCCCTGCGCGGCAACACCCGCGTGGAGATCCACAAGCTGCACCGCGCCCTGGGCGCCACCACCATCTACGTGACGCACGACCAGGTCGAGGCCATGACCCTGGCCGACCGCGTCGTCGTCTTCAAGGACGGGCTCATCGAGCAGGTCGGCACGCCGCTGGAACTGTATGACCGCCCGGCCAACCGTTTCGTCGCGCAGTTCATCGGCATGCCGTCGATGAACATGGTGGCGGCCCAGGCCATCGCGCCGTTCGCGGCGGCCACGGGCGGCGTGCTGCCCGCCGACGGCTTCCTGGGCGTGCGACCCGAAGGGCTGCGCGTCCATCGCACCGATGGCCCGGCCGAGGGGCCGGGCGTGCCGGGCCGCGTCGAGCTGATCGAGGCCCTCGGCGCCGACACGCTGATCCACGTCGATGTGGGCGGCGTGCCGCTGGTCGCACGCCAGAACGAGCGCACGTCGCTGCAGCCCGGCGACGGCGTGGCCGTGGAGCTGGATCCTGCCGTGCTGCACTGCTTCGACCGCGAAGGCCGCGCGCTGCGCGCCTGAGCACCGCATCTTCCCTCCCGTTCGTTCCATCATTCATTCCTTAAGCGGACCATTGCCGTGACCCTCGCGCACCTTCCTCCGGCTCCCACGGAGTTCACCATGCTTCACCTGGGCCTGGGCTCGTTCCACCGGGCGCACCAGGCCGTCTATCTGCAGCGCCTCATCGAGGCGGGCGATGCGCGCTGGTCGCTCTCGGGTGCCAACATCCGCCCCGACATGCCCGACGTCATCGCCGCGCTGCAGGCCCAGGGCGGGCGCTACACGCTGGAGACCGTGTCGCCGTCCGGCGAAACCTTCTACGAGCTGATCGAATCCATCCGCGAGGTGCTGCCCTGGAGTCCCACGTTGGCCGCCGTGGTGGCGCGCGGCGCCGCGCCCTCCACGCGCATCGTCTCCTTCACCGTGACCGAGGCGGGCTATTACCTCGACGCCCAGGGCCGGCTGGACCTGGGCTTCGCCGACCTCGCTGCCGACATCGAGCGCGCCCGCCGTGGCGAGGTGAGCGGCGAGAACGGCACGCTCTACGGCGCCGTCACTGCCATCCTGCGTGCCCGCCGCGCGGCCGGCGCGGGCCCGCTCACGCTGCTCAACTGCGACAACCTGCGCCACAACGGCGACCGTTTCCGCGCCGGCCTGCTCGAGTTCATCGAGCGTGCGGGCGATCCCGACCTGCGGGCCTGGGTGCAGGCCCACACCGCCTGCCCCAACGCCATGGTGGACCGCATCACGCCGCGCGCGCCGGCCGAGCTGCGCGCCCGCGTGCAGGCCGCCACCGGCCGCGATGACGGCGCCGCCATCACCGCCGAGCGCTTCATCCAGTGGGTGATCGAAGACCGCTTCGTGGCCGGCCGGCCCGAGTGGGAGCGCGTGGGTGTGGAGATGGTCGAAGACGTGCAACCCTATGAAGAGGCCAAGATCCGCCTGCTGAACGCCACCCACAGCTGCATCGCCTGGGCCGGCACGCTGGCGGGCTTGAGCTTCATCCACGAAGGCACGCACGACGCCGCCATCCGCCAGATGGCCTACGACTACGTGACCGACGACACCATCCCGTGTCTCGGCCGCCCCGGGCAGCCCAGCCCCGTCGATCTGCCCGCCTACCGCGACGTGGTGCTGGACCGCTTCGGCAACCCGGCCATCCGCGACACCAACCAGCGCGTGGCGATGGATGGCTTTTCCAAGATTCCCGGGTTCATCGCGCCCACCGTGCGCGAGCGCCTGGCCGTCGGCCAGCGCATCGACAGCGTGGCCATGCTGCCCGCGCTGTTCCTGGCCTTCCTGCAGCGCTGGCACCAGGGCCGCCTGCCCTACACCTACCAGGACCAGGGCATGGACGAGGCCGTGGCGCATGCCATCTGCGAGGCAGCCGACCCGGTCTCGGCGATGTGCGCCGACGCAGGGCTGTGGGGCGACATCGCGGGCGACGCCCGCCTCATCGAAGCGATGCGCCGCGCCAGCGAGCGCGTCGCACGATTCATTCAATCCAGGAGCTGAACCACTATGACCACCACTCCCCGTTTGCAAGACCGCCACGTGCTGCTGACCGGAGCCGGCGGCGGCATCGGCCTGGCCGTGGCAGAGGCCTGCCTGGCCGAAGGTGCGCGATGCAGCGTCGTCGATCGCGGCGCCTCCGTGCCCGCCGAAGTGGCCGCGCTGCAGCAGCGCCACCCCGGTCGCCTGGCCTATATCGGCGCCGACATCACCGAGCCCGGCGCCATCGCCCGCCTGCTGGCCGAGGCCATCGCCGCCTTCGGCCCGGTCCACACGCTGTTCAACAACGCCGCGGTGTTCGACCTGGCGCCACTGCTGGACAGCGACGAGGCCTCGTTCGACAGGCTGTTCGCGGTCAACGTCAAGGGCATGTTCTTCGTGATGCAGGCCGTGCTGCGCCACATGGTGGAGGCCGGAACGCAGGGTACGTCGGTCATCAACATGGCCTCGCAGGCCGGCCGGCGCGGCGAGGCGCTGGTGTCGCACTACTGCGCCACCAAGGCGGCCGTCATCAGCTACACGCAGAGCGCGGCACTCGCCATGGCGCCGCACGGTATCCGTGTCAACGGCATCTCGCCCGGCGTGATCGACACGCCCATGTGGGCGCACGTGGACAGCCTCTTCGCCCGGGCCGAGGGGCTGCCCATTGGCGAGAAGAAACGGCAGGTCGGCCTGGCCGTGCCGCTGGGCCGCATGGGCGATCCGCGCGACGTGGCCGGCGCCGCCGTGTTCCTCGCCAGCGACGAGGCCCGCTACATCACCGCCCAGACGCTCAACGTCGATGGCGGCAACGTCATGAGCTGAAAAGCATGAATGCCACCGACTTCCATCTCTACATCGACAGCGCCGACATCGCACAGATCGAAGCCTGCCTGCCGCACCCGGTCATCCACGGCGTGACCACCAACCCCACGCTGCTGCGCCGTGCCGGCGTGGCGCGCGCCGAAGTGCCCGGGCTGCTGGCCCGCTGCATCGAACGCGGCGCCCGCCAGGTGCAGGCCCAGGTCTATTCCGCGGAGGCGGACGGCATGCTCGAAGACGCGCTCGGCCTGCTGCGGCACTTCGACGAAGGCCAGCTGGTGGTGAAGATCCCCGCCACGCGCCAGGGCCTGCAGGCCGGCGCCCACCTCATCGCGCAGGGCGTGCCCGTCACCTGGACGGCCGTCTATGCGCTGGAACAGGCGCACTTCTCGGCGCAACTGGGCGCGGCCTATGCGGCGCCCTACCTGGGCCGGCTCAATGATTCCGGCGTGGACGGCCTGGCACGCATCGCGCAGATGCAGGCACTGGTGGCGCAGGCCCCGGCCCTGGCCGCGCGTGCACGCACGCGCCTGCTGGTGGCCAGCGTGCGCTCCCGCGATGCCTACCTGGCGCTGCTGGAACTGGGCGTGGGCGCCATCACCATCCCGCCGCAGCTCTTCGCCGAGCTGATGGACCACCCCGCCACGCTGGAGGCCGAGCGCGGCTTCCTGGCCGACGCGGCCGCCTGCTGAATCACCGGGAGCACCGCCGATGCGCATAGCCTTCATGGGCGAGGCCCTGATCGACTTCACTTCCTCCGGCGGCGCCGGAGCCCTGGGCTTCGAGGGCCATGTGGGCGGCTCGCCGCTCAACGCGGCCATCGCCTGCGCGCGGCTGGGCCAGCCCACCGGCCTGCTCACCCAGCTGTCCACCGACCTTTTCGGCGAGCGCATCCTGGACTACCTGCAGCGCAACGGGGTCGATACGCGCTTCGTGCCGCGCAGCGCAGCGCCATCCACGCTGGCCTTCGTCGAACGCACGCCGCAGACCAACCGCTACGCCTTCTATGCCGCGGGCAGCGCCGATGCCACCTGGGCTCCCGATCCGCTGCCCGAGCTGCCACCCGAGTGCGCCTTCCTGCATTACGGCTCCATCGCCATGCTGCAGCAGCCGGCGGCGGGCCGCATCCTGGACATGGTGCGCGCCTCGGCCGGCCGCCGCGTGGTGGTGCTGGACCCGAACGTGCGGCCCAGCCTGATCGGCGACATGGCGCTCTACCGCACGCAGGTGGCGCAGTGGGCGGGCCTCTCCGACGTGGTCAAGCTCAGCGACGAGGATGCAGAACTGCTCGCGCCTGGCCTGCCGCCGGGCGAACTGGCAGCGGGTTACCTGGCCGCCGGCGCCCACGCCGTGGTCGTCACCCAGGGGGCGGCCGGCGCCACGCTCTGGCGCACGGGCCATGCCCCCCTGGCCGTGGGTGCGCCCCGCGTGCAGGTGGCGGACACCATCGGTGCGGGAGACACCTTCACCGCGGGGCTCTCGGTGGCGCTGCTGGCGCAGGGCGTCGAACGGCCCGCGCAACTGGCTGCACTGGGCGACGACGGCTGGCGCGCGGCCATGCGTTTCGCCGCCACCGCCGCGGCGCTCAACTGCATGCGCGAAGGTGCCGATCCTCCCCCGCTCGCCGCTGTCCAGGACCTGCTCGCCTGCGCGGACAATGTCCGTGAAACCCTCCTGGTCAGTGCCTCGAGCCCACGCATACCATGACGACACCCCGCAAGCGCCCCGCTCCGAGACAGCGCCAGCCGGTGCTGGAGCGCGACATCGCGCGCTCGCCCTCGCTGGGCTACGAGACGCCCGAGGAAGCCGGCCTGGTGCGCTGCCTGGCACATGGGTTTCCGAGCCCGCTGGTGCGCTGGCACTTCCACGAAGACTACGAGCTGCACCTGATCACCGAGACCTCGGGCAAAGCTTTCATCGGCGACTGGATCGGGCCGTTCCAGCCCGGCCATCTCGTGCTGTGCGGTCCGCGCCTGCCGCACAACTGGATCTCGCTGGACGTCGCCGAGGGCGGGGCTCCTGGCCGGGACCGGGTGATCCAGTTCTGCCACGAGCCCATCGAGCGCGCTGCCGCCGGCATCCCGGAGCTGCGCGAGGTCATGCCTCTGCTGGAGCGCGCGCGCCACGGCATCGAGTTTTTCGGCATGTCGCAGAAGGCGCTGGCGCACTGGGATACCGTCAAGGCCGCGCGCGGCCTGCGGCGGCTGGGCCGGTTCTGCGAATTCCTCGCCGACCTGGCGGATTGCACCGACTACCGCCTGCTATCGAGCGTGCAGATGCAGGGCCAGCACGGAGCGGACGGCGATGCCCAGGTGGACCAGATCAATGGCATCGTGGACCGGATCACCCGCAACATCGCTGAGCCCATCTCCATGCAGGAGGTGGCCACCGAGCTGGGCATGAGCGAAAGCCGCTTCAGCCGATTCTTCCGGCGTGCCACCGGCAACAGCTTCACCGACTTCGTGAACCGCGTGCGCATCAACAGCGCCTGCCACCTGCTGATGCAGACCGACCACTACGTGACCGACATCTGCCACCAGGTGGGCTTCAACAACGTGGCCAATTTCAACCGGCGCTTCCTGGAGATCAAGGGCATGACGCCCACGGAATTCCGCCGGCAGGCCGACACCCGCTTCGGCGGCGCGCTGCAGCACTGACACACAACCTGCACAAGGAAGCCTTTCGTGTACCTGGGCATCGATCTTGGAACCTCCGAACTCAAGGCGCTGCTGCTGGCCCCGGACCACCGCATCGTGGGCGTGGCGCGCGCACCGCTCACCGTGCAAAGGCCGCAGCCGCTGTGGTCCGAACAGTCGCCGCAGCAGTGGTGGGACGCGCTGGAGTCCGTGATGCAGGCGCTGCGCAGCGCCCACCCGGCCGAGCTGGCGGCGGTGCGCGCGCTGGGCCTGTCGGGCCAGATGCATGGCGCCACGCTGCTGGACGCGGCCGGCAAGGTGCTGCGCCCGGCCATCCTGTGGAACGACGGCCGCAGCACCGCGCAGTGCGAGGCGCTCACGCGTGCCGTGCCCCATCTGGGCGATATCAGCGGCAACCTGGCCATGCCCGGCTTCACCGCACCCAAGCTGCTCTGGGTGCGCGAGCACGAGCCTGATGTCTTCGCCCGCACGGCCCGCGTGCTGTTGCCCAAGGACTGGCTGCGCTTCATGCTGAGCGGCGAGGCGGTGGGCGAGATGTCGGATGCGGCCGGCACGCTGTGGCTCGACGTGGGCACGCGTGACTGGTCCGATGAACTGCTGGCAGCGACGGGGCTCACCCGTGCCCACATGCCGCGCCTGGTCGAGGGCAGCGAGGTATCCGCGCAACTGCTGCCCGAGCTGGCCGCGCGCTGGGGCCTGGGCGAGCGCGTCGTGATCGCCGGAGGTGCGGGCGACAATGCGGCCAGCGCCGTCGGCATGGGACTGGTCGAACCGGGGCAGGGCTTCGTTTCGCTGGGCACTTCGGGCGTGGTGTTCGTTTCCACCGACCGCTTCCTGCCCAATCCCGCACAGGCCATGCACGCGTTCTGCCATGCGCTGCCCGGTCGCTGGCACCAGATGTCGGTGATGCTGTCGGCGGCCAGCGCCGTGCAGTGGGCCAGCAAGACCTTCGGGTTCGCCAGCGAGGCGGCGCTGCTCGAAGCGGCGGCCACCGTCGCCGACGTGCAGCGCGACCGCTGCCCGCTGTTCCTGCCCTATTTGTCCGGCGAACGCTCGCCGCACAACCATGCCGGCGCGCAGGGCGTGCTGTTCGGCCTGACCCATGCGCACGGCCCGGCCGAGATCGCCTATGCCGTCGTCGAAGGCGTGAGCTTCGGCCTGCGCGACGGCCTGGACACCCTGCGCCTGCCTGAAGGCATGCCCCTGCGCGAAATGGCGCTGGTCGGCGGCGGCGCGCGCAGCGCCTGGTGGGGACAGTTGCTGGCCGACATCCTGCAGGTGCCGCTCACCCTCTACGAAGGCAGCGAAACCGGTGGTGCCCTGGGCGCCGCACGGCTGGCCTGGCTGGCCGAGGGGGGCCGCGTGGCCGAAGTCTGCACACTGCCGCAGCCCCGCCAGCGCTTCGATCCCGCGGCGGCGGATGCGGCCGGACATGCGGCGCGCCATGCGCGCTTCCAGGCACTCTACCGGGCGCTGCGCAATCAGTTCTGACCAAGGACTCTCCGGCGCCGTGCCGGAGCCACGACGCAGGGCCATGAAAAAAAGGGCCGCTTGCGCGGCCCTTTCGTCGGGTGAGCGAGGCTCAGCCGGGCATTACATGCCCATGCCGCCCATGCCGCCCATGTCGGGCATCGCGGGAGCAGCCGCTTCGTCCTTCGGAGCCTCGGCCACCATGGCTTCGGTCGTCAGCAGCAGCGAAGCCACGGAAGCGGCGTTCTGCAGGGCCGTGCGGGTCACCTTCGTCGGGTCCAGGATACCCATTTCGAGCATGTCGCCGTAGGTGTCGTTGGCGGCGTTGAAGCCATAGTTGCCCTTGCCGTGCAACACGGCATTGACCACCACGGACGGCTCGCCACCGGCGTTGGCCACGATCTCGCGCAGGGGCGCTTCGATCGCCTTCAGGATCAGCTTGATGCCGGCGTCCTGATCGGGGTTGTCACCCTTGATCTCGCCAGCAGCCTGCTTGGCGCGCAGCAGGGCCACGCCGCCGCCGGCCACGATGCCTTCTTCCACGGCAGCGCGGGTGGCGTGCAGCGCGTCTTCCACGCGTGCCTTCTTTTCCTTCATCTCGACCTCGGTGGCAGCGCCGACCTTGATCACGGCCACGCCGCCAGCCAGCTTGGCCACGCGCTCCTGCAGCTTCTCGCGGTCGTAGTCGCTGGTCGCTTCCTCGATCTGGATGCGGATCTGCTTCACGCGGGCTTCGATGTCAGCGGCAGCGCCTGCGCCGTCGATGATGGTGGTGTTTTCCTTGCCCACTTCGATGCGCTTGGCCTGGCCCAGGTCGGCCAGGGTCACCTTCTCGAGCGTCAGGCCCACTTCCTCGGCGATCACCTTGCCGCCCGTCAGGATGGCGATGTCTTCCAGCATGGCCTTGCGGCGGTCGCCGAAGCCAGGTGCCTTCACGGCCACGACCTTCAGGATGCCGCGGATGGTGTTCACCACCAGGGTCGCCAGGGCTTCGCCCTCGACTTCCTCGGCGATGATCAGCAGCGGACGGCCAGCCTTGGCGACCTGTTCCAGCGTGGGCAGCAGGTCACGGATGTTGCTGATCTTCTTGTCGAACAGCAGCACGAAGGGGTTGTCCAGCAGGGCGGCCTGCTTTTCGGGGTTGTTGATGAAGTAGGGCGACAGGTAACCGCGGTCGAACTGCATGCCTTCCACGACATCCAGCTCGTTGTCCAGGCTCTTGCCGTCTTCCACGGTGATCACGCCTTCCTTGCCGACCTTGTCCATGGCGTCGGCGATGATCTTGCCGATGGATTCGTCGGAGTTGGCGGAGATCGAACCCACCTGGGCGATTTCCTTGGAGGTCGTCGTGGCCTTGGAGGCCTTCTTCAGTTCGGCGACCAGGGCCGTCACGGCCTTGTCGATGCCGCGCTTGAGGTCCATCGGGTTCAGGCCGGCGGCCACGTACTTGGAACCTTCGCGGACGATGGCCTGGGCCAGCACCGTGGCGGTGGTCGTGCCGTCACCAGCGTTGTCGCTGGTCTTGGAAGCCACTTCCTTCACGAGCTGGGCGCCCATGTTCTGCAGCTTGTCCTTCAGTTCGATTTCCTTGGCCACGGACACGCCGTCCTTGGTCACGGTGGGGGCGCCGAAGGAGCGCTCGAGCACCACGTTGCGGCCCTTGGGGCCCAGGGTCACCTTGACGGCGTTGGCGAGGATGTTCACGCCTTCGACCATGCGAGCGCGGGCTTCGCCGCCGAAAACTACGTCTTTTGCTGCCATTTTGTTTCTCCGGATTCAGTCAACAGGAAGTTGGAAGAGGATGTGATCCGCGAAGCGATCACTTCTCGACGACTGCGAACAGGTCGTCTTCCTTCATCACCAGCAGTTCGTCGCCGTTGACCTTGACGGTCTGGCCAGAGTACTTGCCGAACAGGACGCGGTCGCCGACCTTGACGCTCAGCACGCTGAGTTCGCCCTTGTCGTTCTTCTTGCCAGGGCCCACGGCCAGGACTTCGCCTTGATCGGGCTTCTCGGCAGCGTTGTCGGGGATCACGATGCCGGAGGCGGTCGTGGTTTCGCTTTCAATGCGCTTGACGATCACGCGATCGTGCAGGGGGCGAAGGTTCATTTGCATCTCTCCTGGTTCAATAAGGATTGCGACATCGACAGGACGCCCGCCAAGGGCGGGCGTCGGGATCTTCAGCGGCCGTGTCCCACACGGTTGTTAGCACTCGTCCGCCTCGAGTGCTAATGATACGGGCATTTGTCGGCGTTTCAAGGGGGCGGAGCAGGAGGGCATCGCCGGCGATCGATGCACAAGCCGCGAAGGGCCTTGCCCCCTGGATGGCCGAAGAGGATAATTCGCCCCATGGACATTCTGACCAACGTGATCAAGGCTTCTTTCGCCACCTAGTTGCGCCCACTGATCGCGTATCGGAGGGCTGCGCGCCTTCCGGTCACCACGGACCCCGGCAGGCTCGCACCTCCGGGGTTTTTTGTTTTCCAGGCTTTTCCACCGACACCCATGCGTACCTACGACAAGTTGATCGCCACGATTCCCGATCGCCGGAGCTTGAGTTCCGTGCGCCCGGGCTTCGGCGACAGCACATCCCCGATTCCACGCTAGCCCGAAGGCGGATCTTCCCGCCGGGCTGGCGAATAGCCAACCAGGCGGCAGCTGCTCGCAGAGCCGAGTGCAGCCGCAAGAAAGATTCGCCATGAGAAATTCCCGCAACCATACCGCCCGTCTGCGAAACATTGGTGTCATCGCCCACGTCGATGCGGGCAAGACGACCACCACCGAACGCATCCTGTTCTATACCGGCGAAAGCCATCGCATCGGCGAAGTGCACGACGGCACGGCGCACATGG comes from the Paracidovorax avenae ATCC 19860 genome and includes:
- a CDS encoding AraC family transcriptional regulator, yielding MTTPRKRPAPRQRQPVLERDIARSPSLGYETPEEAGLVRCLAHGFPSPLVRWHFHEDYELHLITETSGKAFIGDWIGPFQPGHLVLCGPRLPHNWISLDVAEGGAPGRDRVIQFCHEPIERAAAGIPELREVMPLLERARHGIEFFGMSQKALAHWDTVKAARGLRRLGRFCEFLADLADCTDYRLLSSVQMQGQHGADGDAQVDQINGIVDRITRNIAEPISMQEVATELGMSESRFSRFFRRATGNSFTDFVNRVRINSACHLLMQTDHYVTDICHQVGFNNVANFNRRFLEIKGMTPTEFRRQADTRFGGALQH
- a CDS encoding carbohydrate kinase family protein, which produces MRIAFMGEALIDFTSSGGAGALGFEGHVGGSPLNAAIACARLGQPTGLLTQLSTDLFGERILDYLQRNGVDTRFVPRSAAPSTLAFVERTPQTNRYAFYAAGSADATWAPDPLPELPPECAFLHYGSIAMLQQPAAGRILDMVRASAGRRVVVLDPNVRPSLIGDMALYRTQVAQWAGLSDVVKLSDEDAELLAPGLPPGELAAGYLAAGAHAVVVTQGAAGATLWRTGHAPLAVGAPRVQVADTIGAGDTFTAGLSVALLAQGVERPAQLAALGDDGWRAAMRFAATAAALNCMREGADPPPLAAVQDLLACADNVRETLLVSASSPRIP
- the groL gene encoding chaperonin GroEL (60 kDa chaperone family; promotes refolding of misfolded polypeptides especially under stressful conditions; forms two stacked rings of heptamers to form a barrel-shaped 14mer; ends can be capped by GroES; misfolded proteins enter the barrel where they are refolded when GroES binds), encoding MAAKDVVFGGEARARMVEGVNILANAVKVTLGPKGRNVVLERSFGAPTVTKDGVSVAKEIELKDKLQNMGAQLVKEVASKTSDNAGDGTTTATVLAQAIVREGSKYVAAGLNPMDLKRGIDKAVTALVAELKKASKATTTSKEIAQVGSISANSDESIGKIIADAMDKVGKEGVITVEDGKSLDNELDVVEGMQFDRGYLSPYFINNPEKQAALLDNPFVLLFDKKISNIRDLLPTLEQVAKAGRPLLIIAEEVEGEALATLVVNTIRGILKVVAVKAPGFGDRRKAMLEDIAILTGGKVIAEEVGLTLEKVTLADLGQAKRIEVGKENTTIIDGAGAAADIEARVKQIRIQIEEATSDYDREKLQERVAKLAGGVAVIKVGAATEVEMKEKKARVEDALHATRAAVEEGIVAGGGVALLRAKQAAGEIKGDNPDQDAGIKLILKAIEAPLREIVANAGGEPSVVVNAVLHGKGNYGFNAANDTYGDMLEMGILDPTKVTRTALQNAASVASLLLTTEAMVAEAPKDEAAAPAMPDMGGMGGMGM
- a CDS encoding ABC transporter ATP-binding protein gives rise to the protein MAYLELQGIRKRFGDAEIIKGVDLQIQQGEFIVFVGPSGCGKSTLLRLIAGLEPITSGSLMLDGRDITHTPSGKRDLAMVFQSYALYPHMSVYDNMSFALKLAGVAKDEIRTKVEHAARTLNLTQYLERTPKELSGGQRQRVAIGRAIVRQPKVFLFDEPLSNLDAALRGNTRVEIHKLHRALGATTIYVTHDQVEAMTLADRVVVFKDGLIEQVGTPLELYDRPANRFVAQFIGMPSMNMVAAQAIAPFAAATGGVLPADGFLGVRPEGLRVHRTDGPAEGPGVPGRVELIEALGADTLIHVDVGGVPLVARQNERTSLQPGDGVAVELDPAVLHCFDREGRALRA
- a CDS encoding co-chaperone GroES, translated to MNLRPLHDRVIVKRIESETTTASGIVIPDNAAEKPDQGEVLAVGPGKKNDKGELSVLSVKVGDRVLFGKYSGQTVKVNGDELLVMKEDDLFAVVEK
- the dalD gene encoding D-arabinitol 4-dehydrogenase; the encoded protein is MLHLGLGSFHRAHQAVYLQRLIEAGDARWSLSGANIRPDMPDVIAALQAQGGRYTLETVSPSGETFYELIESIREVLPWSPTLAAVVARGAAPSTRIVSFTVTEAGYYLDAQGRLDLGFADLAADIERARRGEVSGENGTLYGAVTAILRARRAAGAGPLTLLNCDNLRHNGDRFRAGLLEFIERAGDPDLRAWVQAHTACPNAMVDRITPRAPAELRARVQAATGRDDGAAITAERFIQWVIEDRFVAGRPEWERVGVEMVEDVQPYEEAKIRLLNATHSCIAWAGTLAGLSFIHEGTHDAAIRQMAYDYVTDDTIPCLGRPGQPSPVDLPAYRDVVLDRFGNPAIRDTNQRVAMDGFSKIPGFIAPTVRERLAVGQRIDSVAMLPALFLAFLQRWHQGRLPYTYQDQGMDEAVAHAICEAADPVSAMCADAGLWGDIAGDARLIEAMRRASERVARFIQSRS
- a CDS encoding transaldolase family protein translates to MNATDFHLYIDSADIAQIEACLPHPVIHGVTTNPTLLRRAGVARAEVPGLLARCIERGARQVQAQVYSAEADGMLEDALGLLRHFDEGQLVVKIPATRQGLQAGAHLIAQGVPVTWTAVYALEQAHFSAQLGAAYAAPYLGRLNDSGVDGLARIAQMQALVAQAPALAARARTRLLVASVRSRDAYLALLELGVGAITIPPQLFAELMDHPATLEAERGFLADAAAC
- the xylB gene encoding xylulokinase — translated: MYLGIDLGTSELKALLLAPDHRIVGVARAPLTVQRPQPLWSEQSPQQWWDALESVMQALRSAHPAELAAVRALGLSGQMHGATLLDAAGKVLRPAILWNDGRSTAQCEALTRAVPHLGDISGNLAMPGFTAPKLLWVREHEPDVFARTARVLLPKDWLRFMLSGEAVGEMSDAAGTLWLDVGTRDWSDELLAATGLTRAHMPRLVEGSEVSAQLLPELAARWGLGERVVIAGGAGDNAASAVGMGLVEPGQGFVSLGTSGVVFVSTDRFLPNPAQAMHAFCHALPGRWHQMSVMLSAASAVQWASKTFGFASEAALLEAAATVADVQRDRCPLFLPYLSGERSPHNHAGAQGVLFGLTHAHGPAEIAYAVVEGVSFGLRDGLDTLRLPEGMPLREMALVGGGARSAWWGQLLADILQVPLTLYEGSETGGALGAARLAWLAEGGRVAEVCTLPQPRQRFDPAAADAAGHAARHARFQALYRALRNQF
- a CDS encoding L-iditol 2-dehydrogenase; translation: MTTTPRLQDRHVLLTGAGGGIGLAVAEACLAEGARCSVVDRGASVPAEVAALQQRHPGRLAYIGADITEPGAIARLLAEAIAAFGPVHTLFNNAAVFDLAPLLDSDEASFDRLFAVNVKGMFFVMQAVLRHMVEAGTQGTSVINMASQAGRRGEALVSHYCATKAAVISYTQSAALAMAPHGIRVNGISPGVIDTPMWAHVDSLFARAEGLPIGEKKRQVGLAVPLGRMGDPRDVAGAAVFLASDEARYITAQTLNVDGGNVMS
- a CDS encoding carbohydrate ABC transporter permease — encoded protein: MQSQVSAGGSLALSLRTVAAWGAALVLFFPLAWLFLTAFKTELQAIHVPPLFVFEPTLENFSEVQRRSDYLLYARNSLITSVGSTVLGLLIAAPAAYSMAFFRTRRTRDILMWMLSTKMMPAVGALVPIYVLAQTAGMLDSLTALTIVFTLSNLPIMVWMLYSAYKDIPHEILEAARMDGASLWTEFRHVVLPLSVGGMASTGLLCLVLSWNEAFWALNLTSAKAGTLATLIASYSSPEGLFWAKLSAASLMAIAPIVVFGWFSQKQLVQGLTFGAVK